One window from the genome of Streptococcus halotolerans encodes:
- a CDS encoding PspC domain-containing protein yields the protein MRKILQISRKADLFFSALIYTYIVKIQDQINGQKESMMEDQFYRLKRGRVLAGVLAGLSDKFNWDLNLVRALFVISCLFAQFPIFIYIVLAIFLPYKEDTERDRFGSSKRRRKNARSVDSDNDGWYW from the coding sequence ATGAGGAAAATACTGCAAATCAGTCGTAAGGCTGATTTGTTTTTTTCTGCTTTGATTTATACTTATATTGTGAAAATACAGGACCAGATTAATGGTCAAAAGGAGAGTATGATGGAGGATCAATTTTATCGATTGAAACGTGGACGAGTGTTGGCAGGAGTACTTGCCGGTCTATCAGATAAGTTCAATTGGGATCTTAATTTGGTAAGAGCACTTTTTGTAATATCTTGTTTATTTGCACAGTTTCCAATTTTTATCTATATTGTGCTAGCTATCTTTTTACCTTATAAAGAAGACACCGAAAGAGACCGTTTTGGCAGCAGCAAACGTCGCCGTAAAAACGCTAGATCGGTTGATTCTGATAATGATGGTTGGTATTGGTAA